From a region of the Neobacillus niacini genome:
- a CDS encoding alpha/beta hydrolase produces MANLKPESQLYLEAFKQMPPIASLEPQTVRDMFAMAPPVEVELAPLAKIEDRLVPVQDGEINVRIYTPEGQGPFPVFVYYHGGGWVIGDIATADASCRMLANKTQRIVVSVDYRLAPEYKFPVPVEDSYAALQWVSENAAALNANASNVFVGGDSAGGNLAAAMTLKSREENGPAIAGQVLIYPVTALSYDSPSYEEFKEGFGLDRDLMIWFGNYYIRNDEDAKNVLVAPILAEDLRNLPPAFVLTAEYDVLRDEGEAYAERLREAGVYVETSREEGLIHGFFTNMAVFPVDIKGSIDKFATFLAKVDQEVSRV; encoded by the coding sequence ATGGCAAATTTAAAACCAGAATCACAACTCTATCTAGAGGCATTTAAGCAAATGCCGCCAATCGCTTCATTAGAACCACAAACAGTAAGAGATATGTTTGCGATGGCACCTCCAGTAGAGGTAGAACTAGCACCACTTGCAAAGATTGAAGATCGCCTTGTACCCGTTCAAGACGGAGAAATTAATGTGAGAATTTATACACCGGAAGGGCAGGGTCCTTTCCCGGTTTTTGTATATTACCATGGCGGCGGATGGGTAATAGGCGATATTGCTACAGCTGATGCCAGTTGCAGAATGTTGGCAAATAAAACCCAAAGGATTGTCGTCTCTGTCGATTATCGACTTGCACCTGAATATAAGTTCCCTGTACCGGTTGAAGATTCCTATGCTGCTTTACAATGGGTAAGTGAAAATGCTGCGGCTTTAAATGCAAACGCTTCCAATGTTTTCGTAGGCGGTGATAGTGCGGGCGGCAATCTCGCTGCTGCCATGACCTTAAAGTCACGAGAAGAAAACGGACCTGCCATTGCTGGTCAAGTACTTATCTATCCTGTTACGGCCTTAAGTTATGATTCCCCTTCCTATGAAGAGTTTAAAGAAGGATTTGGTTTAGACAGAGACCTTATGATTTGGTTTGGCAATTACTATATCCGTAATGACGAGGACGCTAAGAACGTACTTGTCGCACCTATTTTAGCTGAAGATTTACGTAATCTCCCGCCTGCTTTTGTCCTGACAGCAGAGTATGATGTATTAAGAGATGAAGGGGAGGCCTATGCAGAACGGCTTCGGGAAGCCGGAGTGTATGTGGAAACTTCACGTGAGGAAGGCTTAATCCATGGTTTCTTTACGAATATGGCGGTCTTCCCGGTAGATATTAAAGGGTCGATTGATAAATTTGCTACCTTTTTAGCAAAGGTAGATCAAGAGGTAAGTAGAGTCTAA
- a CDS encoding flavin-containing monooxygenase, producing the protein MTSKQEANQIASFDAVVIGAGFSGMYMLYRLREAGLSTRVYEAADGVGGTWYWNRYPGARCDSESIYYNYTFSEELYREWTWSSRYPEQPEILKYLNFVADKFNLRTDIQFETRVQAAHYDEDSKRWQISLNDGTCVSAKYFITGVGCLSASNLPKFNGLENYKGDWYHTGHWPHTKVDFTGKRVGIVGTGSSGVQAIPVIAAESAHLTVFQRTPQYSAPARNHPYDAEYIREAKENFHEIKKQIRESAGGAPAEVPTKSALEVTPEERLAKFEEAWEVGGQGIFTSFYDITINPEANELAAEFIRSKIRSIVTKPDVADKLMPSYYYGTKRPIIDTDYYETFNRDNVSLVDVKKNPIAEITETGIRTSEGEYELDAIVFATGFDGMTGPLLKMDIRGKDGVSLKEKWNGGEDTRTYLGVANAGFPNFFMITGPESPSVFSNMPASIEQHVEWVSDCIEYMVANNLETVEANVEAEEAWSKHCREVAEATLFTKTESWYTGANIPGKTRRFLIYLGGVGAYRQKCTEIAENGYEGFTFERSTADIQGSIK; encoded by the coding sequence ATGACATCTAAACAAGAAGCGAATCAAATTGCAAGTTTTGACGCAGTTGTAATTGGTGCAGGCTTTTCAGGTATGTATATGCTTTATCGCTTACGTGAAGCTGGTTTATCGACTCGAGTATATGAGGCCGCCGATGGTGTTGGCGGTACCTGGTATTGGAATCGTTATCCTGGGGCACGCTGTGACTCGGAAAGTATCTACTATAATTATACCTTTTCAGAGGAGCTTTATCGTGAATGGACATGGTCTTCACGGTATCCCGAGCAGCCTGAGATCTTAAAATATCTTAACTTTGTTGCTGATAAATTCAATTTGAGAACCGACATTCAGTTTGAGACCCGGGTACAGGCAGCACATTATGATGAAGACAGTAAGAGATGGCAGATTTCTCTAAACGATGGTACTTGTGTTTCAGCAAAGTACTTTATTACGGGTGTGGGATGTCTTTCTGCATCAAACCTACCTAAATTTAATGGCTTAGAAAACTATAAGGGAGATTGGTACCACACAGGGCATTGGCCGCATACAAAGGTTGACTTTACAGGCAAACGGGTGGGGATTGTTGGAACTGGTTCGAGCGGCGTTCAAGCGATTCCGGTCATCGCTGCAGAGTCAGCTCATCTCACGGTCTTCCAGCGGACACCGCAATATAGTGCACCTGCGAGAAATCACCCTTATGACGCAGAATATATCAGAGAGGCAAAAGAGAACTTCCACGAAATTAAGAAGCAAATACGAGAATCTGCAGGAGGAGCACCTGCAGAAGTGCCTACGAAATCAGCGCTTGAGGTAACCCCTGAGGAACGGTTGGCGAAGTTTGAAGAGGCATGGGAGGTTGGCGGTCAAGGTATTTTTACCTCTTTCTATGACATTACCATTAATCCAGAGGCAAACGAATTGGCGGCTGAATTTATCCGTTCGAAAATTCGCTCCATTGTTACCAAACCAGACGTTGCTGATAAGCTTATGCCATCGTATTATTACGGAACAAAACGGCCGATTATCGATACTGATTACTACGAGACGTTTAACCGAGATAATGTTTCGTTAGTAGATGTAAAGAAGAATCCAATTGCTGAAATTACTGAGACGGGGATCCGTACGTCTGAAGGAGAATACGAGCTCGATGCCATTGTGTTTGCTACTGGCTTTGACGGCATGACAGGACCATTGTTAAAGATGGACATCCGCGGTAAAGATGGTGTGTCATTGAAGGAAAAATGGAATGGGGGAGAAGATACTCGAACCTACCTCGGTGTTGCCAATGCCGGTTTCCCTAATTTCTTCATGATTACCGGACCTGAAAGTCCTTCGGTTTTCAGTAATATGCCGGCTTCCATTGAGCAGCATGTGGAATGGGTCTCGGATTGTATTGAATACATGGTTGCAAATAACTTGGAAACTGTGGAAGCAAATGTGGAAGCAGAAGAAGCATGGAGCAAGCATTGCCGTGAAGTGGCGGAAGCCACACTATTCACGAAGACAGAATCCTGGTATACCGGGGCCAACATTCCTGGTAAGACTCGCAGATTCTTAATCTATTTAGGCGGCGTCGGTGCGTACCGTCAAAAATGTACAGAAATTGCTGAGAATGGGTATGAAGGATTTACGTTTGAAAGGTCCACGGCGGATATACAGGGCAGTATAAAATAA
- a CDS encoding Fe3+ hydroxamate ABC transporter substrate-binding protein, with protein MLWDKPKCMVCEKEIKEDEMVFVKMKYPKRKGFTEIKAYLRNEGKFVCQDCIALKK; from the coding sequence ATGTTGTGGGATAAACCAAAATGCATGGTTTGTGAGAAAGAAATTAAGGAAGATGAAATGGTTTTTGTAAAAATGAAATATCCAAAACGTAAAGGTTTTACAGAAATCAAAGCCTATTTAAGAAACGAAGGGAAATTTGTTTGCCAAGACTGCATTGCACTTAAAAAATAG
- a CDS encoding NAD(P)H-dependent flavin oxidoreductase produces MLKNKMTELLKIEYPIIQAPMAGGITTSNLVAEVSNAGGLGMIGAGYMTPNQIREQIRELKQLTSKSFGINLFVPNEFAYTENEINSANELLQPIRNQLHINEENSIEIPTSGHVFESFTEQIKVVIEESVPVCSFTFGIPSEVVISELKQNNIFVIGTATTVEEAIEVEKSGMDMVVVQGSEAGGHRGNFIRSTQDSLIGLMSLIPQVVDHVSIPVIAAGGIMDGRGLMASVCLGAMGVQMGTAFLTCIESGAHPIYKEAIMHAKEDQTVLTRAFSGKYARGIKNKFIDEIEKHEDSLPDFPVQNVLTQSIRKASSSQQNPDYLSLWSGQSPRLAKNQSVKMLFQTILTEAKNIKKKI; encoded by the coding sequence ATGTTAAAAAACAAAATGACTGAGCTTTTAAAAATCGAGTATCCAATCATTCAAGCTCCGATGGCGGGAGGAATAACGACTTCGAACTTAGTAGCTGAGGTTTCGAATGCTGGAGGTCTTGGAATGATTGGCGCTGGCTATATGACTCCAAATCAGATCCGAGAACAAATCAGAGAATTAAAGCAGCTAACATCCAAGTCTTTTGGTATAAATTTATTTGTCCCTAACGAATTTGCTTATACAGAAAATGAAATAAATTCAGCTAATGAGCTTTTACAGCCTATTCGAAATCAATTACATATAAACGAAGAAAATTCCATAGAAATTCCAACATCTGGGCATGTATTTGAATCATTTACTGAACAGATTAAGGTTGTCATTGAAGAAAGCGTTCCAGTTTGTTCCTTTACATTTGGTATTCCTTCTGAGGTAGTTATTTCGGAATTAAAACAAAATAATATTTTTGTGATTGGAACAGCTACAACAGTGGAAGAAGCCATTGAAGTTGAAAAGTCAGGAATGGATATGGTTGTGGTGCAAGGCAGTGAAGCGGGGGGACACCGCGGTAACTTTATTAGATCAACTCAAGATAGTTTAATAGGTTTAATGTCACTCATTCCACAAGTTGTCGATCATGTCAGCATTCCGGTTATAGCTGCTGGTGGAATTATGGACGGAAGAGGTTTAATGGCTTCTGTATGCTTGGGGGCAATGGGAGTTCAAATGGGGACTGCATTTTTAACGTGTATCGAAAGTGGAGCGCATCCGATATACAAAGAAGCTATTATGCATGCAAAAGAGGACCAGACTGTCTTAACTCGAGCTTTTTCTGGTAAATATGCAAGAGGAATAAAAAATAAATTTATTGATGAAATAGAGAAACACGAAGATTCATTACCAGATTTCCCGGTTCAAAATGTACTTACTCAGTCTATAAGAAAAGCTTCATCTTCTCAACAAAACCCAGACTACCTATCACTTTGGTCCGGTCAAAGTCCTAGATTAGCAAAAAATCAAAGTGTTAAAATGCTATTCCAAACCATATTAACCGAAGCTAAAAACATCAAAAAAAAGATATAG
- a CDS encoding 5'-methylthioadenosine/S-adenosylhomocysteine nucleosidase, giving the protein MKKDLFKKFASVAAISSMFVMLAGCNSSLLNETEVEGAERPIIVQGPMPIEAEEFAKKLDKVKVEKSGTFVFYKGKINNYPVIVAKTGKGMENSAAATALAIEKYKPIAIINQGTSGGHNPELNVFDIVLGERTTNIGSLKTTNMDEGQGMDPTTWIPMDLMASEGSGSDDSANKVRYYEGDQELLEAANAVKDTYTKGKVVEGTIGSADFWNSEVDRINWIHEKYGTDVEEMEGASVAQIADAYDVPFLGIRILSNNKTNGGTYNPGTAAANQDYVYEVVKEYISMIKNK; this is encoded by the coding sequence ATGAAAAAAGATTTATTTAAGAAATTTGCTTCAGTAGCAGCTATTTCCAGCATGTTCGTGATGCTCGCAGGATGTAATTCATCTTTACTAAATGAAACAGAAGTAGAAGGGGCCGAGAGACCCATTATCGTTCAAGGTCCAATGCCAATAGAGGCGGAAGAGTTTGCGAAAAAATTAGATAAAGTGAAAGTGGAAAAGTCAGGAACGTTTGTTTTTTACAAAGGAAAAATAAATAATTATCCAGTTATCGTTGCGAAAACAGGTAAGGGAATGGAAAATTCAGCTGCTGCAACAGCATTAGCTATTGAAAAATATAAACCAATCGCCATTATCAACCAAGGTACATCAGGCGGACATAATCCTGAGTTAAATGTATTTGACATTGTGTTAGGGGAAAGAACTACCAATATTGGTTCATTAAAAACAACAAATATGGATGAAGGACAAGGAATGGATCCAACTACATGGATTCCAATGGATTTAATGGCTTCGGAAGGAAGCGGATCAGATGATAGTGCTAATAAAGTCCGCTACTATGAGGGCGATCAGGAATTACTGGAGGCTGCTAATGCCGTAAAAGACACGTATACGAAGGGTAAGGTAGTCGAAGGTACCATTGGTTCAGCTGATTTTTGGAATAGTGAAGTGGATCGAATCAATTGGATCCATGAGAAATACGGTACCGATGTAGAAGAAATGGAAGGTGCCTCAGTAGCACAAATTGCAGATGCTTATGATGTGCCGTTCTTGGGTATCCGAATCTTATCGAATAATAAAACAAATGGCGGTACTTATAATCCAGGTACAGCTGCAGCAAATCAAGATTATGTTTATGAAGTCGTTAAAGAATATATTTCAATGATAAAAAATAAATAA
- a CDS encoding undecaprenyldiphospho-muramoylpentapeptide beta-N-acetylglucosaminyltransferase, with protein sequence MANKKIVFTGGGSAGHVTPNIAIINELHNDWDISYIGSKNGIEKELIQKISIPYHGISSGKLRRYIDIENFVDIFRVVKGCFEARSILKKLKPNLVFSKGGFVSVPVILAAKSLRIPIYIHESDLTPGLANKISQRFSTKIFTSFEETKKFFPEYKTTVIGSPIRKEIMNGSAVNGRKLLGFDKHTPILTIMGGSLGAKKINEVIRESLEQLMLHYQVVHICGKNNRDDQLTNFSKYKQFEYVYDELSDILAATDIVITRGGSNAIFEFLALNIPMLIIPLGLNQSRGDQILNARVFQDKGYSLTLEEENLTSKTLMEILNSVYKDREKYQKNMKESYNRDALQTLVTEINKVNTT encoded by the coding sequence ATGGCGAACAAGAAGATTGTATTCACCGGTGGTGGTTCTGCTGGGCATGTAACGCCAAATATAGCCATTATTAATGAGCTTCATAACGATTGGGATATATCGTATATCGGGTCTAAAAATGGAATTGAAAAGGAATTAATTCAAAAGATAAGCATTCCTTATCATGGTATAAGCAGTGGGAAACTTAGAAGGTATATAGACATTGAAAATTTCGTGGATATATTTCGAGTAGTAAAAGGATGTTTTGAAGCAAGAAGTATTCTAAAAAAATTGAAACCTAATTTAGTATTTTCAAAAGGTGGATTTGTTTCAGTTCCTGTTATTTTAGCTGCAAAGTCATTAAGAATCCCTATATATATACATGAAAGTGATTTGACACCTGGATTAGCGAATAAAATTTCTCAAAGATTTTCAACGAAGATTTTTACTTCGTTTGAAGAAACAAAAAAATTCTTCCCAGAGTATAAAACAACTGTCATTGGGTCTCCGATTAGAAAAGAAATAATGAACGGCTCCGCAGTTAATGGACGAAAATTACTTGGATTTGATAAACATACGCCAATCTTAACGATTATGGGTGGAAGCCTAGGAGCAAAAAAAATAAATGAAGTAATCCGGGAATCGTTAGAACAACTAATGTTACATTACCAGGTTGTTCATATTTGCGGAAAAAATAACAGGGATGATCAGTTAACAAACTTTTCTAAGTATAAGCAATTCGAATATGTTTATGATGAGTTATCAGACATATTAGCTGCTACGGATATCGTTATTACTAGGGGTGGATCAAATGCCATCTTTGAATTTCTTGCCTTAAATATACCGATGCTTATTATTCCATTAGGTTTAAATCAAAGCAGGGGTGACCAAATTTTAAATGCAAGAGTGTTTCAAGATAAAGGGTATTCCCTTACCTTGGAAGAAGAAAACCTTACGAGTAAGACGCTGATGGAAATTTTGAATTCTGTCTATAAAGATAGGGAAAAATACCAGAAAAATATGAAGGAATCTTATAATCGTGACGCCTTACAAACTCTTGTAACAGAGATCAATAAAGTGAATACCACCTGA
- a CDS encoding mechanosensitive ion channel family protein produces the protein MAIDSFGIAFLGIRLDYELLKDIGISIGILLLFILFRNIFTKYVFQLILKLAGKTPTDLFTKICLGFERPLGWAFIILGLYVAMDYFPFIEQHNALFLKFLRSMVIVLITWGLFNLSSPTTGILISVNEKINNKIDLILLPFISRTIRVIMIAISISIIGQEFDYDVNGLVAGLGLGGLAFALAAKEAVGNLIGGIVIVTEKPFSIGDWILTPSVEGTVEDINFRSTKIRTFSQALVTVPNSTLANEPITNWSRMGKRRITFHLGLNYQTSKEQIERVVKRIEQMLRIHEEIHPDTIMVAFDHYNDSSLDILLYFFTNTTVWAEHVKIKHDINLAIMGILEEEGVEVAFPSRTIYVSPQSSELFQTMGSFD, from the coding sequence ATGGCTATTGATTCATTTGGCATTGCTTTTTTAGGTATACGTTTAGACTATGAACTGTTAAAAGATATAGGGATTTCAATTGGGATCTTGCTATTATTTATCCTGTTTCGAAACATATTTACGAAGTATGTATTCCAGCTAATTTTAAAATTGGCAGGTAAAACACCTACAGATCTTTTTACAAAAATCTGTTTAGGGTTTGAGCGACCATTAGGATGGGCCTTTATTATTCTAGGGTTGTATGTAGCGATGGATTATTTCCCTTTTATCGAACAACACAATGCGTTATTTTTAAAATTCTTACGTTCCATGGTCATTGTCTTAATTACATGGGGATTATTTAACTTATCCTCACCTACAACGGGAATCTTAATTAGCGTGAATGAAAAGATTAATAATAAGATAGATTTAATTCTACTTCCGTTTATTTCAAGAACCATCCGCGTAATCATGATTGCGATCAGCATCAGTATTATTGGTCAGGAATTTGATTATGACGTAAATGGCTTGGTCGCAGGACTTGGTTTAGGGGGTCTCGCTTTTGCATTAGCAGCGAAAGAAGCGGTTGGGAATCTAATTGGTGGTATCGTTATTGTCACAGAAAAACCTTTTTCGATTGGTGACTGGATTTTGACACCAAGTGTTGAGGGAACAGTTGAAGATATTAACTTCAGAAGTACCAAGATTCGAACCTTTAGCCAAGCGCTCGTTACGGTTCCAAATTCAACACTGGCAAACGAACCGATTACCAACTGGAGCCGAATGGGGAAAAGAAGAATTACTTTCCACTTAGGGTTAAACTATCAAACCTCCAAAGAACAAATTGAAAGAGTGGTAAAGCGGATTGAGCAAATGTTGAGGATTCACGAAGAAATTCATCCGGATACCATCATGGTAGCATTCGACCATTATAATGATAGCAGTCTTGATATTTTGTTATATTTCTTTACCAATACAACAGTTTGGGCAGAGCATGTTAAAATAAAACATGACATCAACCTAGCAATTATGGGGATCTTAGAGGAAGAGGGAGTAGAAGTTGCTTTTCCAAGCAGAACGATTTATGTATCTCCACAATCTAGTGAACTTTTCCAAACAATGGGATCATTTGATTAA
- a CDS encoding YjcZ family sporulation protein: MYSSQNKEVIQMSNEYEVGFGFHLIVVLFILLIIIWAVC; the protein is encoded by the coding sequence ATGTATTCTTCCCAGAATAAGGAGGTAATTCAAATGAGTAATGAATATGAAGTAGGTTTTGGTTTTCACTTAATTGTTGTCCTATTTATCCTGTTAATTATAATTTGGGCTGTATGTTGA
- a CDS encoding RNA polymerase alpha subunit C-terminal domain-containing protein, whose translation MTTSEKNVRTCPEGHKYYKSSDCPTCPTCEQERKPKSGFLSQLSAPARRALENNGITSLQELSTYSEKEILKLHGMGPASLPKLRSALYEEGLQFNK comes from the coding sequence ATGACTACTTCAGAAAAAAATGTTAGAACTTGCCCCGAAGGACACAAGTATTATAAAAGTAGTGATTGTCCAACCTGTCCGACTTGTGAGCAAGAACGCAAACCCAAAAGTGGTTTTCTCTCACAGCTCTCCGCACCAGCAAGACGAGCATTGGAAAACAATGGGATAACATCATTACAGGAACTATCAACCTATAGTGAAAAAGAGATTTTAAAATTACACGGAATGGGACCTGCTTCTTTACCTAAACTTAGGTCAGCATTATACGAAGAAGGCTTACAATTTAATAAATAA
- a CDS encoding alpha/beta fold hydrolase has translation MNWENGEYHIQINSIKHWIKIEGSEHQTTPLVLFHGGPGGNHYTFERTIGPSLSAKRTVVYYEQRGCGRSEKPISDEDYKIEQLISDFSEIKKWLDVDKVDLLGYSFGGELSLEIAYALPNEINKIVLSGPSLIDLEMGKLIQIAGFMSVGDPQLLKQMNELLKQNLPISSLYEKVWSLVDTKTVDRLLFQNQTIALQNRKLWEESQLINTGLMAKVIMGQPMETPLLDRLKHMKQQALIITGIFDRNTGVTISKLIHNELRNSELVIFKESAHFPDLEEPNHFSDTVLSFLHS, from the coding sequence TTGAACTGGGAAAATGGAGAATATCATATACAAATTAATTCAATTAAACATTGGATAAAAATTGAGGGGAGTGAACATCAAACCACACCTTTGGTTCTTTTTCACGGCGGCCCTGGCGGAAACCATTACACCTTTGAAAGAACCATTGGACCTTCGCTCTCTGCAAAAAGAACAGTCGTTTATTATGAACAGCGCGGCTGTGGCAGAAGTGAAAAGCCTATATCAGATGAAGATTATAAAATCGAACAGCTTATATCTGATTTTAGCGAAATAAAAAAATGGCTTGATGTAGATAAGGTCGACCTTTTAGGCTACTCCTTCGGTGGAGAATTATCGCTTGAAATTGCCTATGCTCTTCCTAATGAAATCAACAAGATCGTGCTCTCTGGACCAAGTTTAATTGATTTAGAAATGGGGAAATTAATTCAAATTGCCGGCTTTATGTCAGTTGGTGATCCTCAACTATTAAAACAAATGAATGAACTGCTAAAACAAAATCTTCCTATAAGCAGTTTATATGAAAAAGTTTGGAGTTTGGTTGATACCAAAACAGTTGATCGGCTGTTATTTCAAAATCAAACTATTGCACTACAGAACAGAAAGCTTTGGGAAGAAAGTCAGCTCATCAATACAGGGTTAATGGCAAAAGTAATCATGGGCCAGCCTATGGAAACTCCGTTACTAGACCGGTTAAAACACATGAAACAGCAAGCTTTAATTATTACTGGTATTTTTGATCGAAATACAGGGGTAACCATTTCCAAGCTCATACATAATGAATTAAGAAATAGTGAATTAGTGATTTTTAAAGAAAGCGCTCATTTTCCCGACTTAGAAGAACCCAATCATTTTAGCGATACCGTTTTAAGCTTTTTACATTCTTAA
- a CDS encoding inorganic phosphate transporter has product MTTFIIILILAVVFEFINGFHDTANAIAMSVSTKALTPRFAVVYAGVLNFFGALISQAVAKSIGGKIADPFQIENGMLIVIAALIAAIFWNLLTWYYGIPSSSSHTLIGAVAGAVIFGSGLSSINWEGFTDIIKALIISPFLAFGVGFILMKILAILFRNANPYRATRGFRGFQIIASGLAAFSHGGNDGQKTMGIIVFALVAGGYQATLDVPFWVQVTCAATIGLGTMIGGMRIIKTVAKRIFKVQPINGFAADLSSFAVLQGATFLGLPVSTTHVSSSSILGVGASKRIRGVNWGVAIRIVTTWVITLPISALIAGIVMMIIKLFI; this is encoded by the coding sequence ATGACTACTTTCATTATAATCCTAATTCTTGCTGTAGTTTTCGAATTCATCAATGGTTTTCATGATACAGCCAACGCGATTGCGATGTCAGTCTCAACCAAGGCTTTGACACCACGATTTGCAGTTGTTTATGCAGGAGTCTTAAATTTTTTTGGTGCTTTAATATCACAAGCTGTTGCAAAATCAATTGGCGGGAAAATCGCAGACCCTTTTCAAATTGAGAACGGTATGTTAATTGTAATTGCTGCTCTAATTGCAGCTATTTTTTGGAACCTTTTAACGTGGTATTATGGAATTCCCTCCTCCTCCTCACACACCTTAATCGGTGCAGTTGCCGGCGCTGTTATTTTTGGGTCAGGTCTAAGTTCAATTAACTGGGAAGGTTTTACCGATATTATCAAAGCCCTAATCATTTCTCCCTTTTTAGCTTTTGGAGTAGGATTTATTCTTATGAAAATATTAGCGATTCTGTTCAGGAACGCAAATCCTTACCGTGCAACACGCGGTTTTCGAGGGTTTCAAATCATTGCTTCAGGCTTAGCCGCATTTTCTCATGGTGGAAATGACGGGCAGAAAACGATGGGGATTATCGTATTTGCATTGGTTGCAGGGGGTTATCAAGCAACATTAGACGTACCATTCTGGGTACAGGTCACATGTGCAGCAACCATCGGACTTGGGACGATGATTGGTGGTATGCGTATTATTAAAACGGTTGCGAAAAGAATCTTTAAAGTTCAGCCAATCAATGGATTTGCAGCAGATTTATCTTCGTTTGCTGTTTTGCAAGGTGCTACCTTTTTAGGACTGCCGGTATCCACTACACATGTATCTTCTTCATCTATTTTAGGTGTTGGTGCATCTAAGCGAATTCGTGGTGTAAATTGGGGAGTAGCAATAAGAATCGTGACTACTTGGGTTATTACACTGCCAATATCTGCATTAATAGCAGGTATCGTTATGATGATCATAAAACTCTTCATTTAA
- a CDS encoding DUF47 domain-containing protein — MAKKKDKFAVYLGNIASNLKESANFFADYKLKNVSDLKTFSEKMKEYENKGDSMVHEVFKDLHNAFITFIEREDILTLTMSMDDVLDGLEHTAALFEMYSVVNADDYMLRFVDAIRDCASEIETAIEMLGTKKLQDMREHAIKIKDLESKCDGILRESIKSLFVNEKDPIRIIQYKEIYEELENIADFCQSVANTLETIIMKNA; from the coding sequence ATGGCTAAGAAAAAGGACAAATTTGCAGTTTATTTAGGAAATATCGCTTCAAATTTAAAAGAAAGTGCTAACTTTTTTGCAGATTATAAATTAAAGAATGTCAGCGACCTAAAGACTTTTTCAGAAAAAATGAAGGAATATGAAAACAAAGGAGATTCAATGGTTCATGAAGTGTTTAAGGATTTACATAATGCTTTTATTACTTTTATTGAACGTGAGGATATTTTAACTCTTACGATGAGTATGGATGATGTTTTAGATGGTTTAGAGCATACAGCCGCGCTATTTGAAATGTATTCGGTGGTAAATGCAGATGATTATATGCTTAGGTTTGTGGATGCAATTAGAGATTGTGCATCTGAAATTGAAACAGCAATTGAAATGCTGGGAACAAAGAAATTACAGGACATGAGAGAACATGCAATAAAAATCAAAGATTTAGAATCCAAATGTGATGGGATTTTAAGGGAATCCATTAAAAGTCTTTTTGTAAATGAAAAAGACCCGATCCGTATTATTCAATATAAGGAAATCTATGAAGAATTAGAAAACATTGCCGACTTCTGTCAGTCTGTGGCAAATACATTAGAAACCATTATCATGAAAAATGCTTAA
- a CDS encoding alpha/beta fold hydrolase, which produces MKNYILELEGKKVNYYTKGDPEKPLIVCLHGLAGSAVYSFTNLSQQLSKFFHLLLIDQPGHGKSTSFHREEDYLFSTLATWYEKVFTSLIDQPFYLIGHSWGADVALQYAKSFPEKIKGVILLDGAYTFPEFQEEMTFSTAYTGWESYMANAEYNTWEDVLNEYRTYTKRWNQSIERSVNSIFAKKNQRYE; this is translated from the coding sequence ATGAAGAATTACATTTTAGAGTTGGAAGGGAAAAAGGTAAATTACTATACGAAGGGAGACCCAGAAAAACCACTGATTGTCTGCTTGCATGGCTTAGCTGGCAGTGCAGTCTACAGTTTCACAAATCTAAGCCAACAATTATCAAAATTTTTTCATCTGCTGTTAATCGATCAGCCTGGGCATGGAAAAAGCACATCATTTCATAGGGAAGAGGACTATTTATTTTCCACCCTTGCCACATGGTATGAAAAGGTCTTTACATCTTTAATAGACCAGCCATTTTACCTAATAGGTCATTCGTGGGGCGCTGATGTTGCGCTACAGTATGCCAAATCTTTTCCTGAAAAAATCAAGGGAGTTATTCTACTTGATGGTGCTTATACTTTCCCCGAATTTCAGGAGGAAATGACATTTTCAACGGCTTACACTGGATGGGAATCTTACATGGCTAATGCTGAATATAATACCTGGGAAGATGTGCTTAATGAGTATCGTACATATACAAAACGATGGAATCAATCGATAGAACGTTCGGTAAATTCAATTTTTGCCAAGAAGAACCAAAGGTATGAATAA